A genomic window from Triticum urartu cultivar G1812 chromosome 7, Tu2.1, whole genome shotgun sequence includes:
- the LOC125522980 gene encoding cytochrome P450 78A9-like: MAPSEECGWLLYVSLAAKCCANGDGEPYRVVGFVAVLLAVLVVTSLLHWASQGGAAWGRYWWTSKGLGIGEARIAGPRGFPVIGSMGLMTGLAHRKLAAAASGNVRRRRLMAFSMGETRVVVTADPDVARELLASPAFADRPVKESAYGLMFHRAIGFAPYGAYWRTLRRVSSSHLFSPRQVAASAAQRAVIARQMVDAMRPVGGAGVKHVEARRFLKRASLHNVMWSVFGRGYELDEAGSGEAAELKSLVDEGYDLLGQLNWSDHLPWLARFDLQKIRSRCSALVPRVNRFVGRIIDEHRAARNDAVVDFTDVLLSLQGGDKLSDADMIAVLWEMIFRGTDTVAVVIEWVLARLVLHQDVQARVHEELDRVVGPNRAVTESDAGSLVFLQAVVKEVLRLHPPGPLLSWARLATSDVHVGGLLVPAGTTAMVNMWAITHDPAVWDKPAVFKPERFLAGPSSDHAAAGAEFFVTGSDLRLAPFGSGRRSCPGKSLAIATIGFWVATLLHEFEWTPPASNRPGGVDLSEVLRLSCEMAAPLEARLRPRRAV, from the exons ATGGCTCCATCCGAGGAGTGCGGCTGGCTGCTGTACGTTTCCCTCGCCGCCAAATGCTGCGCCAACGGCGACGGCGAGCCTTACCGCGTGGTAGGCTTTGTTGCCGTTCTGCTCGCCGTCTTGGTCGTCACGTCGCTCCTGCACTGGGCGTCTCAGGGTGGTGCGGCGTGGGGGAGGTATTGGTGGACGAGCAAGGGTCTGGGCATTGGCGAGGCCCGTATCGCGGGGCCACGGGGCTTCCCCGTGATCGGCAGCATGGGCCTCATGACTGGCCTCGCGCACCGGAAGCtcgcggcggcggcgtcgggaaACGTCAGGCGCCGGCGGCTCATGGCCTTCTCCATGGGGGAGACCCGGGTGGTGGTGACCGCCGACCCTGACGTGGCGAGAGAGCTGCTGGCTAGCCCGGCGTTCGCCGACCGGCCGGTCAAGGAGTCCGCATACGGGCTTATGTTCCATCGCGCCATCGGGTTCGCCCCCTACGGCGCCTACTGGCGCACGCTCCGCCGGGTGTCGTCCTCGCACCTCTTCTCTCCGCGGCAGGTGGCCGCCTCCGCCGCGCAGCGCGCAGTGATCGCGCGCCAGATGGTGGATGCCATGAGGCCCGTCGGCGGCGCTGGCGTCAAGCACGTTGAGGCGCGGCGGTTCCTGAAACGCGCGTCGCTGCACAACGTGATGTGGTCCGTTTTTGGCCGGGGGTACGAGCTGGACGAGGCGGGGagcggggaggcggcggagctgAAGAGCCTTGTCGACGAAGGCTACGACCTGCTCGGCCAGCTCAATTGGTCCGACCACCTCCCGTGGCTCGCACGCTTCGACCTGCAGAAGATCCGGTCCAGGTGCTCCGCCCTCGTCCCCCGCGTGAACCGCTTCGTCGGCAGGATCATCGACGAGCACCGTGCCGCCCGGAACGACGCCGTGGTAGACTTCACCGACGTTCTGCTCTCCCTCCAGGGCGGCGACAAACTCTCCGACGCCGACATGATCGCCGTTCTCTGG GAGATGATCTTTCGTGGCACCGACACCGTGGCAGTGGTGATCGAATGGGTGCTGGCCCGGCTGGTGCTGCACCAGGACGTGCAGGCAAGGGTCCATGAGGAGCTGGACCGGGTTGTCGGGCCGAACCGGGCCGTGACTGAGTCGGACGCCGGCTCGCTCGTCTTTCTCCAGGCCGTGGTCAAGGAGGTCCTGCGCCTTCACCCACCAGGCCCACTGCTATCGTGGGCGCGGCTTGCCACGTCGGACGTCCACGTAGGTGGGTTACTCGTCCCCGCGGGGACCACTGCCATGGTCAACATGTGGGCCATAACCCACGACCCAGCCGTGTGGGACAAGCCGGCGGTGTTCAAGCCAGAACGGTTCCTCGCCGGACCATCGTCGGACCACGCCGCCGCCGGGGCTGAGTTCTTTGTAACGGGTTCCGATCTCAGGCTCGCGCCGTTCGGGTCAGGCAGGCGGAGCTGCCCCGGCAAGTCACTCGCGATCGCCACCATTGGATTCTGGGTTGCCACGCTGCTGCATGAGTTCGAGTGGACGCCGCCGGCGTCCAACAGGCCAGGTGGCGTAGACCTGTCTGAGGTGCTGAGGCTGTCGTGTGAGATGGCAGCTCCGCTGGAGGCAAGGCTGAGGCCGAGGCGTGCTGTGTGA